GAACTGTACAAATATCCTGTCAACCGCTTTGTGGCCGGCTTTATCGGATCGCCTGCCATGAATTTTCTGTCCGGGCTCGTGGTAGAAAGCCGCCCGGATATCACCACGGTCCGACTTGAAAGCGGAGCGATGATTCAGGTGAATGGCGTTGCCGGAGCATTACCCCCTGATACTCCGGTCACGCTTGGCATTCGTCCGGAGCATCTGGCGACGGGAGGTGATCACAACCTCGTCGAGACGCAGATCAAGCTGGTGGAGCCACTCGGCAGCCATTCCTATGTCTATCTGGAAACGCCGGATGTCGAGGACCTGCTGATATTCCGCGCATCCGGCGATTTTAGTTTTGCGAAGGGAGATAGGCTGACGGTGTGTATTGCGGCAGACCAATGCCATCTTTTCGGAAAAGACGGTAGGGAACTTCGGCAAAAACCTTCCGGAAACCTCACGACAAGTCAGGGAGATCACTGATGACGTTTTTCAAAAGAAGTCTGTTGACGTGTGTGTCTATTCTGGTCCTGCTGGTATTGCCCCTGAGAGCGGCGCTGGCAACATCGAATATACCGCCAAAGAACACCTGGCGGGTGACTGCTTCTTCGATTCAGAGCGATGAATTCCTTCCGGGGTATTTGGCAGATGGTGACATGGCGACCCGCTGGTCTAGTCAGGCTAAGGATGAGGAATGGGCTCTCATTGATCTTGGAGAGGTGGTGGAGATCACAGGCTTTACCCTGCATTGGGAGAACGGATTTTCGAGCAAATATAACCTTCTGATTTCGACCGATGCCAAGGTGTGGACGACGGTCTATGAAAATAACGACAGTGACGGGCAAATGGATGATATTTATATCCAACCCATTTCCGGAAGATATGTCCGGCTGGATACCAGGGAGAGAGCAACCGCTTGGGGGAATTCTCTCTGGGAATTTGATATTAAGGGGATGGATGACCTTGTAGATATATCCGTGGTTGCCGGAGGCGGGGGCGATGTCAGGGTCATGATGGATGGTCGCAAGGATACCGTCTGGAAAAGCGACGCGGTTGACCGGGCTGAATTGCTCTTGGACCTGCGAAAGCCTAGAAGTATTACCGGGTTGCGCATCGACTGGGGCGAGCTCTATGCCGGTTCGGTGGACATGGCGATTTCCCTGGATGGGAAGGCATGGAAGCAAGTTTCTTCCGTCTCCGTCTCAGAGGGTTCACAGGGGCAATCCACTTTTGTGCCGCATGATGCGGCCGAGGTCCACTATATCAGGCTTGTCCTGACTGACCCTCTTAAAGCCCAGGGTGGTTTTGGGATTGGGGATATTTCGTTGCGAGGTCCCACGGAAGCCTTCACGCCTTTTGTTCAGTATCAATTTGATGCCCGAAGGGCTCCCTTCGGGGATTATCCCCCACATCTCAGGGGATACCAGACCTACTGGACCCTGGTTGGTCTTCCAGTCGATACCGAGGAAAGTCTGTTTGATGAGTATGGCAATCTGGAATTCCAGGCCGATGCCCCCATGTTGATGCCCTTTATACGAGAGGGTGAAAATCTGTATTCGGCTGCCGGAGCTAAGAAAATAACCCAGCACTTGCAGGACGGGTACCTCCCGGTTCCCATCGTACAATGGGAGACGGGAAACGGACTGCATTTCAGGTCCGAGGCTATTACGAGCGGCCCTGTTGATGCCAGCATCACCTATGTGCGACATACGCTTGAAAATCGCTCCGATACTGAACGCAAGGGGGACATCATCGTCACAGTCAGGCCTGCCCAGATTAACCCTGAGTGGCAACATGGCGGACTGTCGCCGATCAATTCGATCCGATACAAACACGAAACCGGGAAACCGGTGATTATTAATGGCAAAGACAGCTACCTCTCCCTCTCGCCTGCCGACAGTTTCCTCGCCCCGCAATATGCTCACGGAGATATTGGCAACGCTCTGCGAGGCAGGGTCGTCCTGGACGCAAGGGCAGATAAGCCAGGCGATACCGTCTCTATTGGTGACGAGACCAGAACCGGTCTCCTCTCGGCAGCCTGGACGTATGCGTTTGAATTGAAACCCGGCGAAACCAAGGAGGTGGTGCTTGCGGCCCCCCTGCATGACACCCTTGAACATATGAAAACGGCCGCTGACTTCGGAAAGTTGCGCGAGGAGTATGTGACTTTCTGGACCGACAAGCTTGACCGTGTGGGATTTTCTCTTGCGGCGGAATCGGTCGTGAATACGGTGAAGTCGCAGGTAGCCTATATCCTGTTGAACAATGATGGCGTGGTCATTCAGCCCGGTGCCCGTAGCTATAACCGGACCTGGATGCGGGATGGCGCTATTATTTCCTCCACCCTCATGCGACTTGGTTTTTTCGAGGAAGTCAGTGGTTTTCTGAACTGGTATGCCGAACGTGTGGAACCTGATGGTCTCGTGCCTCCCATTCTCTTCACCAGCGGTGAGGTGTATGACGGCTGGGGCAGAAATATCGAATGGGACAGCCAGGGGCAGTTCATCTTTGCGATCATGGAGTATTATCGCTTTACGGGTGACAGGGATTTTCTGGAAAAGCACTTTGAGGCTGTTCACCGGGCGATGAAGTACATGGTCATCTTGCGGGAGCGTACGCTTGATCCGAAACATTATGAACATCTTGAGGCCGGTGAACGTCTGAAAGGCATTCTCCCCCCGTCCATCAGCCATGAAGGTTTCATTACCCCGATGCACAGTTATTGGGATGATTTCTGGGCTATACGCGGTTGGGCGGACGGTATTGAAATGGCGGAGATTCTGGGCCGGAAATTTTTAGCCGATTGGGCGAAGGAGGAGGCGAAAAATTACAGTACGAGTGTCAGGGAGTCCATTGAAAAGACCATTGCCTGGAAGTCTCTCGACTATATCCCTGTGGATGCGGACAAAGGCACTCCTGATCCGACCTCCATTGCCATTGCCATGTTTCCCACTGAAGCCTGGCAGGTTCTGCCTGCCGATATCCTGGACCGGACATTCCGGGAATATTATCAAATGGTGAAAAAACGGGATGCCAGTTCTCTACCCTATTCGTACACGCCATACGAGGTGCGCAATATTCTGGCTCTTGCAACTCTTGGATATCGCAAGGAAGCTTTCCACTTGCATGAAATTCTCTTTAAGGGCAGGCGTCCGGCCAATTGGAATGAGTTTGCCGAGGTCGTCCTCTCTGACAGTCGGAAGGGTGTGTATATTGGTGATATGCCACATACGTGGGTCGGGGCGGGATATGTCAATTCTGTTCGTGGACTCATCGTGATGGAGGAGGACAACAGTAAAACCTTGAACCTGCTGTTTGGTACGCCACGTGAATGGCTGGTGGGCGATGGGATTACTCTTTCGAATTTTCCCACACATTTCGGAAACCTGATGATGCAGGCAAAGTGGGACGACAACGATCAGAAGCTGAGTCTGGATGTGGATATGCAAAAAGACATCGCCAGGAAGATTTATGTTCGCTGGCCAATCCATAAAGAGGGTAAGCCTGAGCAGGTGACCGTTGAGGGCGATGACAACTACCGCATTGATGATCACGGTATCTGGTTGTCAGGCAATAAATTCAAGTTGGTGGCCAAATGGTAAATGGCCGGTTTGATAAGGAGTAAAGAGTAAGGGTCAGGGGTGGGATGAATGACTGTAGCCTATGCCCCTGTCATGAAGGTATTCACCTGATTTTTTGCGGAGTCTTTGCCATGGCTTAGGATCTCCTTTTTCAGGACCCTCCTTTGTCGGTTGTCGTTCACCCGCTACCGGGGTTCATGTTCCTGGACGTGTCATAAATTTTGGAAGAACCGTGCCGCCGCATGCCTATGGGGAGTGTTGAATAATCCTAACTTCGATGGGCATATTGACTCACAGGCACGCTGCATATCAACAACCTCGGGTAAGCAATGCACCCGTCTGTCGAAACCCGGGCAACATGACAATTCACCAATCTACTGAAACGTAAGGAGATCGCTTGATGGGTATGGGTTGGCGTATAGGGAAGACAAAGAATCTGGCGATCATCGTGATGCTGTGTGTGATGGTGGTGGGCTTGCAAAGCCCCAATGTTGCGGGTGAGACCATTGGGCGGCACGCCAAGAATATGAGTTTTCCGTCGCAGTGCGCGGAAGAAGACAATGTGAATATTCCGGTCTATGGCGGCTATGTGTCCGACTATCAAATCACCGCGACCTTTCCTACCTACTATCCACTCAAACGTGGTCAGAAGGATCTCTGTATTGGGGATCTGACGAACTGTGAACAGGCGTGGGACATGAGGCCGACGGCGCAAATCGCCTACTACGATGCGGCGCAACAAAAGCTGAAATTTGTCTGGCAGTCGCCTGGCTTCTATTGGTATCCGATTGAAACCCCGGACGCGGTGAATGCGGAAGTGGGTCAATATGTGTCCCTGGCGTATCCGCCGACAGATCGCTATTGGGTAGGCTTAGGCTCGCCACCGGCCATGGCGTATTATGACGCGTTCAAACAAAATCTCATGTACATTGTCCGGGATGAAAATGGGAAGTGGCGGGAGCCTGAGATTGTCGATTCCACCGGCGATGTGGGGCAGTTTGTCTCGCTACGCATTAGCCGGGATAGGCGGCATCATGTGGTGTATTACGATGCGGATCACGGGGATTTAAAATATACCTACAAGAGCAATCCGGATGCGGTGGGCGGATGGGCACCCCCGACAATCCTGGATGCCACCGGCAATGTCGGGCAGCATGCCGCCATGGCGATCAGTCCATCGGGCCACCTGCATGTGGTGTACTACGATGCGGACAAGAAGGATTTGAAATACGTCACCAACGATGATACGCATGGATGGACGGCCCCCGTGGTCCTGGATGCCGTCGGGGATGTTGGAACCTACGCCTCAATGAGCGTGTATTATGAGGGTTGGACGGAGAAAATGAACGGAGCATATGAAGGTCATTATCCGCATGTTACGTATTACGATGCGAGCAACGGGAATTTAAAATATATCTATCAGGATAAACAGGGGTGGTCGACCCCGCTGGTGTTAGATGCGGCGGGAGATGTCGGTCAGTATTCGTCGACGGCGTTTGGTCCGGATGGGGCTTTGCATGTGGCCTATTATGATGCCACGAATAAGGATCTAAAATACCTTCATAAAGAATCTCCCTCGGCACAATGGCCGGTGGGGATCGTTCTTGATGCGGCGGGGGATGTCGGCCGGTATGCCTCGATTGGGGTTACGGCAAGAGGGAATCCGAATATTGCCTATTACGATGCCGACAAGCAGAGTTTGAAATTTCTGGCGAAAACGAAAACGACCGCACCGCAGTGGGACAATCCTCAGGTCATCGCATCAGGTTCCGCCGGTCAGTATGCGAGTTTAGTGACTTCGGGTTTTGTGGACATTGCCGATCTCGACGGTAAGGACATTTACAATGACGGCGATGTGGCGGTTCGAGTGATGGATGTATCCGGGTGGCCCTATGAATCGGGTATGGCTGTTAATATCGTGGGAGGGGCATCGGAGCCGGACCACGATTTCATCCAGTTCCTCAAACGAACGGACGATGATCATGCTCCCCCGCAAATATTTGTGCTCTATGCCAATGGATACGCACGGATTATCACGCAACCCCCGGTGGGACGGGAGGAGCGGGTCTGTTTCGGATCGTCGATGATCATTGGGCCGGCGGCAGAGGATCCCCTGTTTCCGTTCATTCCGATCGAAAAGTTGGATATCGATCCCCACACGATGACCATCAAGGTGCGGTATAAAAACGGATCGTCTGCGGTGCTGCAGCTTCAGGCCGAACCGGGCAAGACGACGGTACGGGTGACGGATGTGACGTACGATACCCTCACCGCGCCGTTTGTCACGATGCGGTCCATGTGGGTGGCCAATGATAATAGCGATATCTCCCGCATCCAAGCTGAATCATCGTCCGGTGTCGTGCAGACGTATACGATCGATCCGACGCATGAGGAATGGACCACTATCCCGGGAGATTCCTGGAGTTTTGACCGGCCTACCTATTCGCGGCATAATACCTCCTGCCCGGATTTCAAGATCGATGTGCTGGAACCAACGGGCTATTTCGTGACCCGGCAGGCGGAGGACTATCGCTCGGGGACCTTGAAGAAAACGTCCCGCAAGACGGCATCCGGGGGGCAAACGGTACAAGGGATGGGGGAAGCGACCTATGTGTTGAACCTGACCGAGGAGATTGCGAATCCGAGCATTCGTTTGCGATATACCAAGGGCAAAGGCGCTGGTGATGTAGTCAATATCTCTGTTGATGGCCGAATCCAGTCGAAGATCGAAATGATTGATGAGGGTGCCATCGGTGAATATATGGTGACGCCAGAGATGCGATTATCACATCCACTTCCTGCCGGTTCCCATACGATACAATTGGAAGTGCAATCGAATACCGGAGCATTGGAATTGGACTATTTTGTCATCCACAGCCAGACCGAACATCCTGGTCAATAGCAGTCAGATGCTTCAAGATATTTCCTCCACCGCTGTTTGTGCCTCGGTACCGGTGTGCATCGGTGAAGATTGACCTTGCCCATGACGCGATGCCATTTCCTATGACCAGTCAACCTGAATGTATTTTGTGTGTTGGCAGTTGGTGGAACTTTAAGGAGCTGGTGCGGAAATTTATATTTTTTATATTTTCTCCACGCGATTTGTCCGATGAAAGTTGGATCATACCGAAATTGTAGCTCAAACCCTTCGACGTTACTTTCAGGCCAAGCTCTAGAAGGCTCCGTGCCTCTGCTTGTCATCCTCACCCGTTTATGGACCCCATCAGAATTCATTTGTTCAGAATGATGAGCGTTGTTGGGGGCATGTCAGGACGGTTGCATATTGCAGTCGGTTTGAATAGGCCAACCGCCTTCACTCCTGATCGTTTTGTCTCCACTGATTATTATCGTTTCTAGAATTCCGGCCCGCCCCACAAAGATGCCACGTGAATGTAGGCCGATATGCCGTTGGCATATTATTATTCAACCTTTTTTATTCTATTCTGTTTTAATCTTTTAGGGATTTCTCTGAAAGGATTCTCAAAGTCCTGCCATACCCTCCTGTGAAGCGGCATGGGGCCGCTGAAAATAAGGAGGGACCACATGAAAGCGGTAATTGACAGGAAACGATGGTGGGCGTTGGGAAGTGGAGTGGCGGGGCTTCTGGCTTTTGCTGGAGCGGGTTTTTTGGGTGCAGGAGTCACCATTCCTGTCCCGGTAGCCTATGCTGAGGCAAATCTCAATGATGGATGGGGCAATGGAGATCAATCCGGAAGCCTGATAGGGCTGGATCCGGAAGGAAAATTCACCCAAGCCTTTCCCCTTAAACACACGGATGTTTCCATTCAGGTCAGCGGCCCCCTGGCGCGGGCTCAGGTAACCCAGCAATTCGAAAATCCTTATCCCGGCAAGATTGAAGCCGTCTATACCTTTCCACTTCCACAGAGAGCAGCAGTGGATTCGATGACGCTTACGGTTGGAGACCGGGTGGTGAAAGGGACGATTAAAAAGCGAGAAGAGGCGAGAGCCATTTATGAAGCAGCGAAACGGCGAGGCCAAGTGGCGGGGCTCTTGGATCAGGAACGGCCGAATATCTTCACACAATCGGTCGCGAATATTCTTCCGGGGGAGAAGATTACGGTGACGATTAGTTACGTGGAGACACTCTCCTATGAGGATGGAGTCTATTCGGTGATATTTCCGATGGTGGTGGGGCCGCGCTATATCCCGGGGAAACCCATAGTCCAGATCCCATCGCTCGGCGAGGGCTGGGCCTATGACACTCATCAAGTCCCTGATGCCTCACATATCACGCCGCCTGTTTTGAAATCGGGCACGCGATCAGGACATGATCTGTCGTTGTCCGTCAGGATCGATGCCGGTGTCCCGATTCAACAGGTCCAATCTGCAACCCATGATATTGATGTGAACAATTCACAAGCTTCTCAGGCGGAAGTCCACCTCAAACGGGAAGCGACTATTCCCAACAAAGATTTTATCCTGACCTATGCTGTGGCGGGGAATGATATTCACGATGCGGTCCTGACACACCGAAATGGGGAAAATGGTTTTTTCACGTTGCTGCTCCAGCCGCCTGATCGGGTGAAGACTGATGAAGTCACACCCAAGGAATTGGTCTTCGTGTTGGATACCTCCGGGTCCATGTCGGGTTTTCCCATCGAAAAAGCAAAGGAAACCATGCGCCTGGCCATCGACGGATTGAACCCCCGCGATAGGTTTAATCTCATCACGTTTGCGGGTGATACCCATATTCTGTTTCCCGAACCGGTTCCCGCAACCCCGGCGAATATCCTGAAGGCCCAGAAGTTTCTGGCCTCACGGTCGGGCGGCGGTGGAACGGAAATGATGAAGGCCATTCGTGCGGCGCTAGAACCCTCCGATTCGCAAGAACATGTTCGCATCGTGTGTTTCATGACTGATGGGTATATCGGCAACGATATGGCCATTCTGGGCGAAGTGCAGAAACATCCTAACGCCCGAATCTTTTCGTTCGGGATTGGTAGCAGCGTCAACCGGTTTTTATTGGACAGGATGGCCGAACAAGGCCGTGGAGAGGTGGAATATGTGGGTTTGAATGATGACGGCTCGGCAGCAGCCCGGCGCTTTCATGAACGGGTTCAACATCCGTTGCTCACGGATCTGTCCGTGGACTGGGAAGGGCTGGATGTGGCGGAGGTCTATCCAAAGCGACTCCCTGATTTGTTTAGCGCGAAACCGTTGGTGTTGACCGGTCGGTATACGACACCAGGCAAGGGCACGATACGGTTGCGCGGCAAGGTGGCAGGGCGTTCAGTGGTGCGGAATATTCCCGTCGATCTACCCGGTTTTGCTCCAGAGCATGATGTCTTGGCTTCTTTGTGGGCGCGAACCAAAATTGCGGAGCTGATGGCGCAGGACTTCGATGGTGTTCAGCAAGGAAACCCCCGGAAGGATGTACGGGAAGCCATCACTCAGTTGGGCTTGGATTTTCGGCTGATGACCCAGTTCACCTCATTTGTCGCGGTGGAAGAGTTGATTATCACGGAAGGTGGACAGCCACGACGTGTAGAAGTACCGGTGGAACTGCCGGAAGGGGTAAGCTACGAAGGCATTTTTGGAAGCGGTGACGAACACGCAGGAAGTTTTCGGCAACACCTGATGCAATCGCCAGCGACAATGAGTCAATCTTTTCTGGGAGGAAAGGTTGCCCGGGAATACGTGGCCTCCAGTCCCCCGGCTATGGTGGATCGTGTGGAGCCTGAAAGGGATGATTCTCGTCGTGGGGACTCATCTAACAAGATGAATTCTACACTCGAATCGTTGGTGGCCCATGTGGAGAAGGCAACCGTGTTGCCTCAGGACGTGGCACAACATGTGACCGATGGGAAGGTATTGCTTCAAGTCTGGTTGACGGATACCAATCCTGAGACCTTGGAGAAGTTGAAAGAACTGGACTTTGAAGTGGTAGCTCAGCCCAAGACGGGCACGCTTGTGATCGGGAGGCTGTCTGTTGAAAAATTAGATGTCTTCTCAAAATTGTCCGTGGTGCAGTATATCACGTTGCAACGTGCAGGAACGTAAAACCGAGGTGGTTAGAATCAGGCGGCTCGGGTATTTCATCCGAGCCGCTTTTTTTTGCGTTATTCCTGGATGCCTTTAGCAGGAATCCATCTTTTCTACCCTGCTGAGTGAGTAAAATGGACGCCCGCCACAAAAGGCGATAGGCCTGAAAGACGATGTTCTTAAAGTTTCCTGAAAATTTCACAACCGGCTTGGATCAAAGCGCATTCTCATTGTGGGCATTACGTCATTTTTCTACTCAATAAAGGCGGTTGATGTCCCCAGGTCTGAGTGCGAAGGACACTTTGCCGATAAGTGAAAGCATAATAGTGAGCGTTTGAGTGCGTTTTTCGTGTGATAGCTATGACCCAATTATCTCAGAGCATTCCTCTGAAAAAACTTCCCGTCCTGGCGACGATTCGAGAAACCCTCATGGTTTCATGGCAGCATCGGATTAGATTGTTCCGCTGGATTATTGGATGTACCCTTATCGCCGGGACCCTTTGTTATCTCCAAGAGTACCTTCGTAAAGTACGTTTGGGCCAATAAGGACTGGAATCCTTTATCAGGTAGAATTTTCCTTTTTATTTTATCTGCATTTCCCACCCTAATGATTTCTGCAATGTTTTCGGTTTTTTGCCATCGTTTAGTTTTAGCAAACGGGGAGGGGAACTCCTTGAGTCGTATTGAATTTGGTAAACGCGAGTGGCGATTATTCTGCTGGAATTTAAATCTATGTTTGGCCGCAATTTTCATTGGCCTTCTTGCAATAATAGTCCGTTACCTTTCTCTGGAAATGTTGGAGAATTTAAAAGGGTATTATGGGGGCCTGGTGTTGATAAAAACATTCTTGGATAACTATTCATTGGATATTTTGTTCTATGGAGGATTTTCCTATCTTCTTGCACCCTATTGTCTGGTTCTTCCAGCAACTGCAGTTGATCTTAAGCCATCTTTGGCATGGTCATCCGAACAAACTAATGGGAATGAATTGAGGCTGGCACTATTATTTGGAGGCCTGCCGTTTGTTTTCGGGTTTTTGTACTGCCCTCCCTCGCTATTGACTTGGTTGGAAAGTGATCAAATGTTGATTGTGAAGCATGTGTTCAGGCCATTTCTTGTGTATTTGGTTACTCCGATCATCGTAATCGTGTTATCCATCGCGTTTCGTGAACTTACCAATTGGACTCCATCTTCCTCCCATTCCGAAAAAGCCTCTTTAGCTTAAAGCCCCTTTGCGCAATTTTTTGTCCTGTTGCCAGTAACACATTGGTTTCAAAGGCATCTACCAGGCGGTTCGGACGGCATATTGGGTAATGAGTGGGTCAGGAGTGAGGATGGTCAGTTCATGTTGAATAGTTTGGCAAATGAGCATGCGGTCAAAAGGGTCTTTATGAAGAGCAGGAAGTTTGGGCAGGTGTCTGGTTGCGGCTTCTTCCAACGCGAGTGTGCTGATGCCATGCCGCTCCCGCTGTTGAAGGATGAATTGATCCACTGGTGTGGGGAGGGGAATCTTACCCAGAGAGTATTTCACGAGAATTTCCCAGACGGAAATCGCACTCAACAAAATTTCATGCGAGGGGTCGGAAAATATCTCCCGACTTTCTGGCGATAGGGTCTTGTCGTCTGAAATGATCCACAGAAATGTACAGGTATCCAGCAGAACTTTCACTCAGATAGTCCGGAAAATGCCTTGAGTAGGTCATTGGGGAGAGGTTCAAAAAAGCTATCGGGAATGGTGAACTGACCTTTGGCTAAGCCAATAGGTCGTTTGCGGGATGGGTAAGCAGGTAACCCTCTAATTTCCGCCACCGGTTTATTGTGCTTACACAGAAGAATCGTTTCTCCATTTTTAAGTTTATCCAAATAGCGGGATAAATGGGTTTTGGCTTCGTGAATATTAAG
The sequence above is a segment of the Nitrospira sp. MA-1 genome. Coding sequences within it:
- a CDS encoding discoidin domain-containing protein, with the translated sequence MTFFKRSLLTCVSILVLLVLPLRAALATSNIPPKNTWRVTASSIQSDEFLPGYLADGDMATRWSSQAKDEEWALIDLGEVVEITGFTLHWENGFSSKYNLLISTDAKVWTTVYENNDSDGQMDDIYIQPISGRYVRLDTRERATAWGNSLWEFDIKGMDDLVDISVVAGGGGDVRVMMDGRKDTVWKSDAVDRAELLLDLRKPRSITGLRIDWGELYAGSVDMAISLDGKAWKQVSSVSVSEGSQGQSTFVPHDAAEVHYIRLVLTDPLKAQGGFGIGDISLRGPTEAFTPFVQYQFDARRAPFGDYPPHLRGYQTYWTLVGLPVDTEESLFDEYGNLEFQADAPMLMPFIREGENLYSAAGAKKITQHLQDGYLPVPIVQWETGNGLHFRSEAITSGPVDASITYVRHTLENRSDTERKGDIIVTVRPAQINPEWQHGGLSPINSIRYKHETGKPVIINGKDSYLSLSPADSFLAPQYAHGDIGNALRGRVVLDARADKPGDTVSIGDETRTGLLSAAWTYAFELKPGETKEVVLAAPLHDTLEHMKTAADFGKLREEYVTFWTDKLDRVGFSLAAESVVNTVKSQVAYILLNNDGVVIQPGARSYNRTWMRDGAIISSTLMRLGFFEEVSGFLNWYAERVEPDGLVPPILFTSGEVYDGWGRNIEWDSQGQFIFAIMEYYRFTGDRDFLEKHFEAVHRAMKYMVILRERTLDPKHYEHLEAGERLKGILPPSISHEGFITPMHSYWDDFWAIRGWADGIEMAEILGRKFLADWAKEEAKNYSTSVRESIEKTIAWKSLDYIPVDADKGTPDPTSIAIAMFPTEAWQVLPADILDRTFREYYQMVKKRDASSLPYSYTPYEVRNILALATLGYRKEAFHLHEILFKGRRPANWNEFAEVVLSDSRKGVYIGDMPHTWVGAGYVNSVRGLIVMEEDNSKTLNLLFGTPREWLVGDGITLSNFPTHFGNLMMQAKWDDNDQKLSLDVDMQKDIARKIYVRWPIHKEGKPEQVTVEGDDNYRIDDHGIWLSGNKFKLVAKW
- a CDS encoding sialidase family protein produces the protein MGMGWRIGKTKNLAIIVMLCVMVVGLQSPNVAGETIGRHAKNMSFPSQCAEEDNVNIPVYGGYVSDYQITATFPTYYPLKRGQKDLCIGDLTNCEQAWDMRPTAQIAYYDAAQQKLKFVWQSPGFYWYPIETPDAVNAEVGQYVSLAYPPTDRYWVGLGSPPAMAYYDAFKQNLMYIVRDENGKWREPEIVDSTGDVGQFVSLRISRDRRHHVVYYDADHGDLKYTYKSNPDAVGGWAPPTILDATGNVGQHAAMAISPSGHLHVVYYDADKKDLKYVTNDDTHGWTAPVVLDAVGDVGTYASMSVYYEGWTEKMNGAYEGHYPHVTYYDASNGNLKYIYQDKQGWSTPLVLDAAGDVGQYSSTAFGPDGALHVAYYDATNKDLKYLHKESPSAQWPVGIVLDAAGDVGRYASIGVTARGNPNIAYYDADKQSLKFLAKTKTTAPQWDNPQVIASGSAGQYASLVTSGFVDIADLDGKDIYNDGDVAVRVMDVSGWPYESGMAVNIVGGASEPDHDFIQFLKRTDDDHAPPQIFVLYANGYARIITQPPVGREERVCFGSSMIIGPAAEDPLFPFIPIEKLDIDPHTMTIKVRYKNGSSAVLQLQAEPGKTTVRVTDVTYDTLTAPFVTMRSMWVANDNSDISRIQAESSSGVVQTYTIDPTHEEWTTIPGDSWSFDRPTYSRHNTSCPDFKIDVLEPTGYFVTRQAEDYRSGTLKKTSRKTASGGQTVQGMGEATYVLNLTEEIANPSIRLRYTKGKGAGDVVNISVDGRIQSKIEMIDEGAIGEYMVTPEMRLSHPLPAGSHTIQLEVQSNTGALELDYFVIHSQTEHPGQ
- a CDS encoding marine proteobacterial sortase target protein, which codes for MKAVIDRKRWWALGSGVAGLLAFAGAGFLGAGVTIPVPVAYAEANLNDGWGNGDQSGSLIGLDPEGKFTQAFPLKHTDVSIQVSGPLARAQVTQQFENPYPGKIEAVYTFPLPQRAAVDSMTLTVGDRVVKGTIKKREEARAIYEAAKRRGQVAGLLDQERPNIFTQSVANILPGEKITVTISYVETLSYEDGVYSVIFPMVVGPRYIPGKPIVQIPSLGEGWAYDTHQVPDASHITPPVLKSGTRSGHDLSLSVRIDAGVPIQQVQSATHDIDVNNSQASQAEVHLKREATIPNKDFILTYAVAGNDIHDAVLTHRNGENGFFTLLLQPPDRVKTDEVTPKELVFVLDTSGSMSGFPIEKAKETMRLAIDGLNPRDRFNLITFAGDTHILFPEPVPATPANILKAQKFLASRSGGGGTEMMKAIRAALEPSDSQEHVRIVCFMTDGYIGNDMAILGEVQKHPNARIFSFGIGSSVNRFLLDRMAEQGRGEVEYVGLNDDGSAAARRFHERVQHPLLTDLSVDWEGLDVAEVYPKRLPDLFSAKPLVLTGRYTTPGKGTIRLRGKVAGRSVVRNIPVDLPGFAPEHDVLASLWARTKIAELMAQDFDGVQQGNPRKDVREAITQLGLDFRLMTQFTSFVAVEELIITEGGQPRRVEVPVELPEGVSYEGIFGSGDEHAGSFRQHLMQSPATMSQSFLGGKVAREYVASSPPAMVDRVEPERDDSRRGDSSNKMNSTLESLVAHVEKATVLPQDVAQHVTDGKVLLQVWLTDTNPETLEKLKELDFEVVAQPKTGTLVIGRLSVEKLDVFSKLSVVQYITLQRAGT
- a CDS encoding type II toxin-antitoxin system VapC family toxin, giving the protein MKVLLDTCTFLWIISDDKTLSPESREIFSDPSHEILLSAISVWEILVKYSLGKIPLPTPVDQFILQQRERHGISTLALEEAATRHLPKLPALHKDPFDRMLICQTIQHELTILTPDPLITQYAVRTAW
- a CDS encoding type II toxin-antitoxin system Phd/YefM family antitoxin; translated protein: MIKLNIHEAKTHLSRYLDKLKNGETILLCKHNKPVAEIRGLPAYPSRKRPIGLAKGQFTIPDSFFEPLPNDLLKAFSGLSE